A genomic region of Mus musculus strain C57BL/6J chromosome 7, GRCm38.p6 C57BL/6J contains the following coding sequences:
- the Vmn1r155 gene encoding vomeronasal 1 receptor 155, whose product MSAHGKSVKTTEEVALQILLLCQFGVGTVANVFLFVHNFSPVLTGSKQRPRQVILSHMAVANALTLFLTIFPNNMSAFAPKTPPNELKCKLDFFSHMVARSKNLCSTCVLSIHQFVTLVPVNRGKGKLILRASVPNLWNYSCYSCWFYSVLSNIHIPIKVTGPQITDNNTDSKSNLFCSTSGFIVGMVFLQFSHDATFMSIMVWTSVSMVLLLHRHRQRMQHILTPNQDARGQAETRATHTILMLVVTFVSFYLLNCICIIFHAFSIHSRLFIRLVSEVLAAVFPSICPLLLIFRDPKDPCSVLFKC is encoded by the coding sequence ATGTCTGCTCATGGTAAATCcgtgaaaaccactgaggaagtggctctccagatcctcttgctttgccagtttggggttggaactgtggccaatgtctttctgtttgtccataatttctctccagtcttgactggttctaaacagaggcccagacaggtgattttaagccacatggctgtggccaatgccttgactctattcctcactatatttccaaacaacatgagtgcttttgctcccaaaactcctccaaatgaactcaaatgtaaattagatttcttcagtcacatggtggcaagaagcaaaaatttgtgttccacctgtgtcctgagtatTCATCAGTTTGTCACTCTTGTTCCTGTTAATAGAGGTAAAGGTAAACTTATACTCAGAGCAAGTGTCCCAAATTTGTGGAATTATTCCTGCTACAGTTGTTGGTTTTAcagtgtcttaagtaacatccacattccaattaaggtcactggtccacagataacagacaataacactgactctaaaagcaacttgttctgttccacttctggattcattGTAGGCATGGTCTTCTTGCAGTTTTCCcatgatgccacattcatgagcatcatggtctggaccagtgtctccatggtacttctcctccatagacatcgccagcgaatgcagcacatcctcactcccaatcaggatgccagaggccaagctgagaccagagcaacccatactatcctgatgctggtggtcacatttgttagcttttatcttctaaattgtatttgtatcatctttcatGCCTTTTCTATACATTCTCGTCTCTTCATAAGGCTTGTCAGTGAGGTTCTGGCTGCAGTCTTCCCCAGTATCTGCCccttactgttgatcttcagagatcctaaagatccttgttctgtgctcttcAAATGTTGA